In Candidatus Alcyoniella australis, the following proteins share a genomic window:
- a CDS encoding zinc ribbon domain-containing protein — protein sequence MPIYEYICLECGVQFERLQNADEPAPVCPFCEGEAAKQLSAPGGFAINGQGHSSDNSACCGRGEPCDQPKRCCEK from the coding sequence GTGCCGATCTACGAATACATCTGTCTTGAATGCGGCGTGCAGTTCGAACGGCTGCAAAACGCTGACGAGCCCGCGCCGGTCTGCCCGTTTTGTGAGGGCGAGGCCGCGAAGCAACTCAGCGCGCCCGGCGGGTTCGCAATCAACGGCCAAGGCCACTCATCGGACAACAGCGCGTGCTGCGGACGCGGCGAACCCTGCGATCAGCCCAAGCGCTGTTGTGAAAAATAA
- a CDS encoding NifB/NifX family molybdenum-iron cluster-binding protein — translation MKLLITSVGESLDSEVDPRFGRARCMILYDTDSGEHKVLGNEQNLHAMQGAGVQAGQSVVTSGAEAVLTGNCGPKAFAVLSSAGIKIYSGATGTVRQAIEDFKAGKYQPSSDANVTGHWV, via the coding sequence ATGAAACTATTGATAACATCCGTCGGCGAAAGCCTTGACTCCGAAGTAGACCCGCGCTTTGGCCGTGCCCGCTGCATGATCCTGTATGATACTGACAGCGGCGAGCACAAGGTGCTGGGCAACGAGCAAAACCTGCATGCGATGCAGGGAGCCGGGGTCCAGGCCGGACAGTCCGTGGTCACCTCGGGCGCCGAGGCCGTGCTCACCGGCAACTGCGGACCCAAGGCCTTCGCCGTGCTCAGCAGCGCCGGAATCAAGATCTATTCTGGCGCGACCGGAACCGTACGGCAAGCGATCGAGGATTTCAAGGCCGGCAAATACCAGCCCAGCTCCGACGCCAACGTCACAGGACATTGGGTATAA